A genome region from Colwellia sp. Arc7-D includes the following:
- a CDS encoding exo 1,3/1,4-beta-D-glucan glucohydrolase → MNKLSYLFISTISALGLAACNSDTELQSSADSAAIVKPQLAVEVSKSAKKDLSIWPTIHSAVKTDEAVERKVQRILSTMTLAQKVAQMIQPEIRDITPEDMRKYGFGSYLNGGGAFPDNNKHATPKDWIALAESMYQASIDDSLDGSTIPTMWGTDAVHGHNNVIGATLFPHNIGLGAANNPALVEKIAKITATEVMVTGIDWVFAPTVATVRDDRWGRTYEGYSEDPEIVRSYAASVVKGLQGHAGNDFLGDDRVISTVKHFIGDGGTINGDDQGDNLTSEQDLYDLHAQGYVGGLTAGAQSVMASFNSWQGDKIHGNRYLLTDVLKNKMGFDGFVVGDWNGHGQIVGCTNDNCPQAANAGLDIFMVPTDAWKPLMENTIAQVKQGIIPQARIDDAVSRILRVKLRAGLFNKPSPANRLFSGKTELVGSEEHREVARQAVRESLVLLKNKDNLLPLSPKLNILVAGDAAHNIGKQSGGWSITWQGTNNSNEDFPGGTSIYDGLASQVKAAGGKITLSEHGQFSQKPDVAIVVFGEEPYAEGHGDKDNLAYQRGMKTDLALLKKLKAQGIPVVSVFISGRPMWVNAELNASDAFVAAWLPGSEGKAVADVLLTDKNKKIQHDFKGKLSFSWPKTATQTVNRFDEVYDPLLPYGFGLTYKNNKEQVLLSDTLSEEVSSDEGLAKNTNIFSGQVAKPWRMFLSSEQQSFELRSNSGKLPGIAYRTVDKVVQEDAFRLDTTGTAKTGVVFSSSFSEDLGFELEQNSALVITVKRDSSITAPVVVEMHCESIGDALGSCRAAVDITEQMQTIAQGQWQDIAINLQCFVKKGIAMDKIVSPFALYTHGAVKLSISDIRYQPQAEINTLKALLIECP, encoded by the coding sequence ATGAATAAATTGTCCTATCTATTTATTTCCACTATTTCAGCATTGGGTTTGGCGGCTTGTAATTCAGATACTGAGCTTCAATCTTCTGCAGACTCTGCTGCAATAGTTAAGCCGCAACTCGCTGTTGAAGTATCGAAATCAGCCAAGAAAGACCTGTCAATTTGGCCGACCATTCACTCAGCTGTTAAAACTGATGAAGCCGTTGAGCGCAAAGTACAGCGCATATTGTCAACGATGACTTTAGCGCAAAAAGTAGCGCAAATGATCCAACCAGAAATTCGTGATATTACGCCTGAAGATATGCGTAAATATGGTTTTGGTTCATACCTCAATGGTGGTGGGGCTTTTCCAGATAATAACAAACATGCCACTCCAAAAGATTGGATAGCGTTAGCCGAGTCTATGTATCAAGCATCAATTGATGATTCACTTGATGGTTCAACCATTCCTACTATGTGGGGAACAGACGCGGTTCATGGTCATAACAACGTTATTGGTGCGACATTATTCCCGCATAATATTGGCTTAGGTGCGGCAAATAATCCTGCCTTAGTCGAAAAAATAGCAAAAATTACCGCCACCGAAGTGATGGTAACCGGTATTGATTGGGTTTTTGCGCCAACCGTAGCAACGGTTAGAGATGATCGATGGGGCCGCACTTATGAAGGTTATTCTGAAGATCCAGAAATTGTAAGATCTTATGCTGCATCTGTGGTTAAAGGTTTACAAGGCCATGCGGGTAATGACTTTTTAGGTGATGATCGTGTGATCAGTACCGTAAAGCACTTTATTGGTGACGGCGGCACAATTAACGGTGACGACCAAGGCGATAACTTAACATCAGAGCAAGATTTATATGACCTACATGCTCAAGGTTATGTTGGTGGTTTAACTGCTGGTGCGCAATCGGTTATGGCATCATTTAACAGTTGGCAGGGTGATAAAATTCACGGTAACCGTTACCTGTTAACTGATGTGTTGAAAAACAAAATGGGTTTTGATGGTTTTGTTGTCGGTGACTGGAATGGTCACGGGCAAATTGTTGGCTGTACTAATGATAATTGTCCACAAGCGGCCAATGCGGGTTTAGATATTTTTATGGTGCCAACAGATGCTTGGAAACCATTAATGGAAAATACTATCGCCCAAGTCAAGCAAGGCATTATTCCTCAAGCACGCATCGACGATGCGGTTAGCCGTATTTTACGCGTTAAGCTACGTGCAGGTTTGTTTAATAAACCTAGTCCTGCTAATCGACTTTTTTCTGGTAAAACAGAATTAGTGGGCAGTGAAGAACATCGTGAAGTGGCTCGACAAGCCGTAAGAGAATCTTTGGTATTATTGAAAAACAAAGATAATTTATTACCACTTTCACCTAAGTTAAATATTTTGGTTGCTGGTGATGCTGCTCATAACATCGGCAAGCAATCGGGTGGTTGGAGTATTACTTGGCAAGGCACTAATAACAGTAATGAAGATTTTCCAGGTGGTACATCAATCTATGATGGTTTAGCTTCTCAAGTTAAAGCCGCAGGTGGCAAAATTACTTTGAGTGAACATGGTCAGTTTTCACAAAAACCAGATGTTGCCATTGTTGTTTTTGGTGAAGAACCTTATGCAGAAGGCCATGGCGATAAAGATAATTTAGCTTATCAGCGCGGTATGAAAACTGATCTAGCCTTATTGAAAAAGCTTAAAGCTCAAGGTATTCCAGTGGTAAGTGTTTTTATCAGCGGTCGCCCTATGTGGGTAAATGCTGAACTTAATGCCAGTGATGCATTTGTTGCTGCTTGGTTACCTGGCTCTGAAGGTAAGGCCGTAGCTGATGTGCTACTAACTGATAAGAACAAGAAAATTCAGCATGACTTTAAAGGAAAGTTGTCTTTTTCTTGGCCGAAAACAGCAACCCAAACCGTTAACCGATTTGACGAAGTTTACGACCCGTTATTACCTTACGGTTTTGGTTTAACGTACAAAAATAACAAAGAACAAGTACTTTTATCAGATACATTATCTGAAGAAGTTAGCAGTGATGAAGGTCTAGCCAAAAACACCAATATATTCTCTGGTCAAGTAGCTAAGCCATGGCGCATGTTCTTGTCATCTGAGCAGCAATCATTTGAACTACGCTCAAATAGTGGCAAACTACCAGGTATTGCTTATCGTACGGTGGATAAAGTTGTTCAAGAAGATGCATTTCGACTTGATACTACTGGCACTGCAAAAACAGGCGTTGTATTTTCAAGCAGCTTTAGTGAAGATCTTGGTTTTGAACTAGAGCAAAACTCTGCCTTGGTTATTACCGTAAAACGTGACTCAAGCATAACTGCGCCAGTGGTTGTAGAAATGCACTGTGAATCAATTGGTGACGCATTGGGCAGCTGTCGAGCAGCTGTTGATATTACTGAGCAGATGCAAACAATAGCGCAAGGACAGTGGCAAGATATTGCGATTAACTTACAATGCTTTGTTAAAAAAGGTATTGCGATGGACAAAATTGTATCACCGTTTGCGCTGTATACGCATGGCGCTGTTAAGCTTTCAATAAGTGATATTCGTTATCAACCGCAAGCTGAAATTAATACCCTTAAGGCGCTATTAATTGAATGTCCTTAA
- a CDS encoding sugar MFS transporter produces MWGFITCLNDILIPHLKAIFDLTYTQSMLVQFCFFGAYFIVSLPAGQLVKKVGYQKGIVVGLVVAALGCLMFYPAASMHSYAMFLSALFVLASGITILQVSANPYVTLLGPTESASSRLTMTQAFNSLGTTVAPYLGGLFILNEAVHSMATEPSADSVKVPYLILTAALLILAAIFSWLKLPHIASAETEADEVVSGSAWQYRHLVLGALGIFVYVGAEVSIGSFLINFFGEANIAGLEEMEAAKYLTYYWGGAMVGRFIGAAVMQKIDAGKTLAFNAFFAVILVTIAMLTSGSLAMWSILLVGLCNSIMFPTIFSLALNSLGKHTSQGAGILCLAIVGGAIVPLLQGVLADMVGVQLSFIIPVVCYIYIVTYGVIGSKPTAMNLKEQV; encoded by the coding sequence ATGTGGGGCTTTATTACCTGCTTAAATGACATTCTTATCCCACACTTAAAAGCCATATTCGACTTAACTTATACCCAATCGATGTTAGTGCAGTTTTGTTTTTTTGGTGCTTACTTTATTGTTTCTTTACCTGCAGGGCAGTTAGTGAAAAAAGTAGGCTATCAAAAAGGCATTGTTGTAGGTTTAGTTGTAGCCGCTTTAGGCTGTTTAATGTTTTACCCTGCTGCATCAATGCATAGTTATGCGATGTTTCTATCGGCATTGTTCGTCTTAGCCAGTGGTATTACTATCTTACAAGTTTCGGCTAACCCTTACGTTACCTTGCTTGGACCAACAGAGTCAGCTTCTTCTCGATTAACCATGACTCAGGCATTCAACTCTTTAGGTACCACAGTAGCGCCATATTTAGGTGGTTTGTTTATCCTAAATGAAGCGGTACATTCAATGGCCACTGAGCCTTCAGCAGACTCAGTTAAAGTGCCTTATTTAATTTTAACGGCGGCTTTACTGATATTAGCGGCTATTTTTTCCTGGTTAAAACTGCCTCATATTGCCAGTGCTGAAACTGAAGCCGATGAAGTTGTTTCAGGCTCGGCTTGGCAGTATCGTCATCTAGTTTTAGGCGCATTGGGAATATTTGTTTATGTTGGCGCTGAAGTCTCTATTGGTAGCTTTTTAATAAACTTTTTTGGTGAAGCTAATATTGCCGGCTTAGAAGAGATGGAAGCGGCTAAATACCTGACTTATTATTGGGGCGGCGCCATGGTTGGACGCTTTATCGGCGCGGCAGTAATGCAAAAAATTGATGCAGGTAAAACTTTGGCTTTTAATGCTTTCTTTGCTGTGATTTTAGTCACTATTGCTATGTTAACCAGTGGTAGCTTAGCGATGTGGTCTATTTTGTTAGTGGGATTATGTAACTCTATTATGTTTCCAACTATTTTCAGTTTGGCGTTAAACAGCTTAGGAAAACATACCAGCCAGGGTGCAGGTATACTTTGTTTAGCCATTGTAGGTGGTGCGATTGTGCCATTGTTACAGGGCGTATTAGCGGACATGGTTGGTGTGCAATTATCTTTTATCATACCGGTAGTTTGTTATATCTACATTGTTACATACGGTGTTATTGGCTCTAAACCAACAGCTATGAACTTGAAGGAACAAGTATAA